The Streptomyces sp. NBC_01363 region CCGGGGCCGAGGGCCGGATGTGGGAGCACGAGCCGAACGACTGGAAGTGGGCGTTCGCGGTCAACGTCTGGGGCGTCTTCCACGGCATCCAGGCGTTCGTGCCGCGCATGATCGCGGGCGGCGGCCCCGGCCATGTCGTCAACACCTCGTCCGGGGACGGCGGGATCGCCCCGCTGCCGACCGCCTCCGTCTACGCGGTCACCAAGTCCGCGGTCGTCACGATGACCGAGTCGCTGTACGCACATCTGAAGGCCGAGGGCGCGCCGGTCGGTGCCTCGGTGCTCTTCCCCGGCCCGCACATGCTCCGTACCGGACTGTGGGAGTCGCACCGCAACCGGCCGGAACGGTACGCCAAGGAGCGCCCGCGCAGGACCCCGTACCGCAGCCTCGACCAGTGGGAATCCGCCATGCGGGCAGCGGGCCACGAGGTGGAGTTCACCCCGGTGGAGGACGTCGCGGGGACCGTCGTGGACGGGATACGCGCCGACCGGTTCTGGATGCTGCCCGACAGCGAGCACAGCGACCGGCAGATCCGTGCCAGGTCGCAGTCGATGCTGGAGCGGGCCAACCCGTCGTACCTGGAGAGTTTCATACTCGACTGAGGAGCGAGCGATGACCGACGACCCGTACCTGATCATCTCCTCCGACTGCCACGCCGGGCTGCCGACGGAGGAGTACCGGCCCTACCTCGATTCCCGCTTCCACCGGGACTTCGACGACTTCCTCGCCGGGCGCGACCGCCGCCGCGAGGAGATGACCCGCCTCGGCGTACGCAACGAGGCCTTCGCCGACAAGTGGTTCCACGACAACGAGGAAGGTCTGAAGGGCGGTTGGGACGCCGCCCGGCGCCTCAAGGAACTGGACGGCGACGGGGTGGCGGCCGAGGTCGTCTTCCCCGACGCGGACGCCGTCGACAGCCGGACCGCCGCCCCGTTCGGCGTGGGCCTCGGGCTCTCCGGCGATCAAGACCCCGAATTGGGCATGGCGGGCGCGCAGGCCCACAACCGCTGGCTCGCCGACTTCGTCTCGCAGAATCCCGAACGCCACTGCGGGGTCGCCCTGTTGCCCGTCACCGGCGAGGTCGACCGGGTCGTCGCGGAGATCCACCGGGCCAAGGAGTCCGGACTCGGTGCGCTCATGATCCCCTCCATGTGGGTGGACAAGGCCCCGTACCACGACCGCCGTTACGACCCCGTGTGGGCCGCCGCCGCCGAGACGGCGATGCCGGTGGTCACGCACTCCGGGGCGGCCCCGCGCCACGAGTACGGCGACCACCTCGGGATCTACGTCTCCGAGGTCACCTGGTGGCCGTCCCGCCCGCTCTGGTTCCTGCTCTGGTCGGGCGCCTTCGAACGCCACCCCGGGCTGAGGTTCGGCGTCGCCGAGTCCGGCTGCTGGTGGCTGCCGAACCTCCTCTGGTTCATGGACCGGCTCTACCTCGGCGCCCACGGCGGCAAGAAACTCTCCCCGTTCGCCGAACTGAAGCGGCCCCCGCACGAGTACCTCGACCGCCAGGTCTTCATCTGCGCCACCAACACCAAACGCCGCGAGCTCGCCCAGCGGTACGAGATCGGCGTCGACAACATCCTGTGGGGCAGCGACTTCCCGCACCCCGAAGGCACCTGGCCGAACACCGCCCAGTGGCTGCGCGACACCTTCCACGACATCCCCGTCGCCGAGACCCGCCGCATGCTGGGCCTCGCCGCAGCCGAGGTCTTCGGCTTCGACACGGCGAAGCTCGCCCCGATCGCCGAGCGCATCGGCCCCACACCCGAGGACCTGGGTCAGAGCGCCGACCAGACGGCGGTCGAGGCGTCCTGGGCCAGGTCGCGCGAAGTGGGCCGGCACTGGCTGACCGACCACGACTTCCCGGTCCTGGGGGTTCGGTGATGGACCGCTACACGGTCATTTCCGCCGACTGCCATGCCGGAGCCGATCTCCTCGACTACAGGCCCTACCTGGAAGCGAAGTACCACGACGACTTCGACGCGTGGGCGGCGACCTACGTCAATCCGTACGAGGACCTCCTCGCCGACACCGCCGACCGCAACTGGAACTCCGCACGCCGCGTCGCCGAGCTGGAGGCGGACGGCATCGTTGCGGAGGTCGTCTTTCCCAATACCATCCCGCCGTTCTTCCCCTCCGCCTCCCTGATGGCGCCCGCGCCGTCGCAGACGGAGTACGAACAGCGCTGGGCCGGCCTGCGCGCCCACAACCGCTGGCTCGCCGACTTCTGCGCGCAGGCCCCGGGCCGGCGTGCGGGCGTGGCGCAGATCCTCCTCAACGACCCGGCGGAAGCGGCCCGCGAGGTCCGCCGCATCAAGGCCGCGGGCCTGACCGGCGGCATCCTGCTGCCCGGCGCACCGCCCGGCTCCGGCATTCCTGAGCTGTACTCGCAGGTGTACGACCCGCTGTGGGCGGTCTGCGAGGAGCTGGAGGTACCGGTGAACCACCACGGCGGCTCGGCCTCCCCGCCGCTCGGCGACGAACCGGCGGCGCGCGCCGTCTTCATGGTGGAGACGACCTGGTTCTCGCACCGGGCGCTGTGGCACCTGGTCTTCGGCGGAGCGTTCCGTCGCCATCCCGGACTGAAACTGGTCCTCACCGAACAGGGCTCCGGCTGGATCCCCGGCGTCGTGGAGATGCTGGACTACTACCACGGCCGCCTGATCGCGGCGGCGAACCGGGCAGCCACCGCCGAGTCCAGATTCGGCGCGGGGCTCGCCGCCTCGATGGGCGCGAGCCCCAGCGAGGTCTGGCGCGACAACTGCTACGTGGGCGCCAGCTTCATGCGGCCCCATGAGGTGCCGTTGCGCGACCGGATCGGCCTCGACAAGATTATGTGGGGCAGCGACTACCCGCACGACGAGGGCACTGCTCCGTACTCACGGGAGGGCCTGCGGATCGCGTACGCGGGCCTGCCGCCCGAGGAGATCGCGGCGATGACCGGCGGCAACGCGGCCCGCGTCTACGGGTTCGACCTGGCGGCGCTCGACCGCATCGCGGCCGAGGTCGGCCCGACGGTCGAGGAGATCGCCGAGCCGCTGAAGGAGGTTCCGCCCGACGCGACCAGCCCCGCCTTCGCACCGGGCGGGTCGGTACGCGTCTGGTGACCGCGTGGGGTGAGACCATCCCCGGGTGACGGATATCCGGACGCACGACGAACCGCACGGCAACGGGCTCGGCGCACGGCTGAACTGGCTGCGCGCCGCGGTCCTCGGTGCCAATGACGGCGTGGTCTCCACCGCGGGCCTGGTCGTCGGCGTGGCCGGCGCCACCGGCGACCGCGGTGCCCTGCTCACGGCGGGCCTGGCCGGACTGCTGGCCGGGTCCATGTCGATGGCGGCGGGCGAGTACGTCTCGGTCTCCACCCAGCGCGATTCGGAGCGGGCCGCCCTCGCGACGGAGAAACGGGAGCTGACGGAGGCCCCGGAGGCGGAACTCACCGAGCTGACCGGCCTGTTGGAGGGTAAGGGGCTGAGCCGGGACGTCGCCCGCGAGGCCGCCCTCCAGCTCACCGAACGCGATGCGCTGCGCGCCCACGCGGAGGTCGAGCTGGGCATCGACCCGGACGAGCTGACGAACCCGTGGCACGCGGCGGGCGCGAGCTTCCTGGCGTTCACGGTGGGCGCGCTGCTGCCCTTGTTGGCGATCGTGCTGCCCCCGGCGTCGCTGCGGCTTCTGGTGACCGTGCTGTCGGTACTGGCGGCGCTCGCACTCACCGGCTGGTGGAGCGCACGGCTGGGCGAGGCGAGGGTGGGGCCGGCGGTGCTGCGGAACATGGGTGGGGGAGCGTTGGCGATGGCGGTCACCTATGGGGCGGGGGAGTTGCTGGGGGCGGTGGGGGTGTAGGGCAGTGCGCAGCCGCGTTTGGCAGAAGTCACCAAAGACTGCTGACACCGTGTCTCGCATACTTGTTGGTAACAACGTCTGGTGCCGGGCCGACCTGCGGCTCTACGGTGCTCGTATGCCGACGAACCTGCCCGATGTAGTGCTCTGGTCCATACCGGCCTTCGTCCTGCTCACTGTTCTGGAAATGGCCCTCCACCACTTCCACCCCGACGAGGACGCCGCCGGATACGAGACGAAGGACACCGTCACCAGCATCAGCATGGGGCTGGGCAGCCTGGTCTTCGACCTGCTGTGGAAAGTGCCCATCGTCGCGATCTACACCGCGGTCTACGAACTGACCCCGCTCCGCGTCCCCGTGCTGTGGTGGACCGTCCCGCTGATGCTGCTCGCGCAGGACTTCTTCTACTACTGGTCCCACCGCGGGCACCACGTCATCCGGATCCTCTGGGCCTGCCACGTGGTCCACCACTCCAGCCGGAAGTTCAACCTCTCCACCGCGCTGCGCCAGCCCTGGACGTCGCTGACCGTCTGGCCGTTCTACCTGCCGATGATCGCGTGCGGGGTCCATCCGGCCGCGCTCGCCTTCTGCTCGTCGGCGAACCTCGTCTACCAGTTCTGGGTGCACACCGAACGCGTCGACAAGCTCCCCAGGCCCTTCGAGTACGTACTCAACACGCCCTCCCACCACCGGGTGCACCACGCGTCGCAGGGCGGCTACCTGGACCGGAACTTCGGCGGCATCCTCATCCTCTGGGACCGGCTCTTCGGGTCCTTCACCGCCGAGACCGAGCGGCCCGTGTTCGGTCTCACCAAGAACATCGGCACCTTCAACCCGCTCCGGGTCGCCACCCACGAGTACGCCGCCATCGCCCGTGACGTGCGGGCGGCGGGCAGCTGGAGCGAGCGGGCCGGGCGGATCTTCCGCGGGCCCGGCTGGCAGCCGGCCGGAACGGCCGCCCGTACGGCCGCCCCCGCCGCGGAGCGCACCGGATGAGCGCCGACGCCGCCCCGGACCGGCGGGAGGGTCTCGTACGCCCGCTGTTCATCGCCTTCCTCGTGGCCTCGGCCGTCGACCTCGTCGGTGTGCTCGCCGACATCCCGGTCGCCCACCTAGTCGCCAAGCCGCTGCTGATGCCGCTGCTGGCCGGGTACGCCGCCGCCCGGCGCGGCCCCCGGCTGCTCATCGCGGCGCTGCTGTTCGGCTGGGGCGGCGACACGCTCCTGCTGGCCGACGCCGATGCCGCCTTCCTCATCGGGATGGGCTCCTTCGCCGCGGGGCACGTCTGCTACCTGTGGCACTTCGGACGGGCCCGCGGCTCGCTGCCCGCCGGGCTCGTGTACGCCGCCGTCCTGGCCGGCTTCATCGCACTGCTCTGGCCCGGACTGCCCGCCGAGATGCGGATCCCGATGGCCGGCTACAGCCTGCTGCTCACGGCGATGGCGTACCGCGCCGGTACCCTCGGCCGGTACGCGGCCGCGGGCGGGGCGCTCTTCCTGCTCTCCGACGCGCTCATCGCCACCGGCATCGCGGACTGGCCGCAGCTGCCCGCCCCCGACTTCTGGGTCATGCTCACCTACATCGCGGCGCAGTTCCTGCTGACCGCCGGGATCCTCTCCCCGGGGCCGACATGGGCCGGTGCCGCCCCCGGGGCGTACCGTGAACGGAGTATCAGCAGCTGAGACCGGCAAGGACCCCCCACGCATGCGCGCCACCGTCATCCACGCCCCCCACGACATACGCGTGCAGGAGGTGCCCGACCCGTCCGTGCAGCAGCCCACCGATGTGGTGCTGCGGGTCCTGAGGGCCTGCATCTGCGGCAGCGACCTGTGGGCGTACCGCGGCGAGTCCGCCCGGCAGCCCGGCCAGCGCATCGGGCACGAGTTCCTCGGGATCGTCGAGGAGGCGGGTTCCGAGGTGGCCGGCTTCGCCGTGGGCGACCTCGTCGTCGCCCCCTTCGTCTGGTCCGACGGCACCTGCGCCTACTGCGCCGAGGGCCTGACGACCTCCTGCCCGCAGGGCGGCTTCTGGGGCTCGGTCGGCTCCGACGGCGGGCAGGGCGAGGCCGTGCGCGTCCCGTTCGCCGACGGCACCCTGATCAAGCTCCCCGCCGCCGCGGCCGCCGACGACCACCTGCTCACCGCGCTCCTCGCCCTGTCCGACGTGCTCGGCACCGGACACCACGCGGCCGTCGGCGCGGGCGTGCAGCCCGGTTCCACCGTCGCGGTCGTCGGTGACGGGGCGGTCGGGCTGTGCGGCGTCATGGCCGCCAAGCGGCTTGGCGCCGAGCGGATCATCGCCCTCGGCCGGCACCGGGCGCGCACGGACATCGCCCGCACCTTCGGCGCCACGGACGTCGTCGCCGAGCGCGGCGAGGCGGCCGTCGAAGCCGTACGGGAACTGCTCGGCGGCGAGGGCGCGCACGCCGTGATCGAGGCCGTCGGCACCGAGCAGTCGATGCGTACCGCCGTCGGGATCACCCGCGACGGCGGCTCCATCGGCTACGTCGGCGTGCCGCACGGCAGCGGCACCGGACTGGACCTCGGCGTCATGTTCGACCGGAACATCGCCCTGCGCGGCGGCGTCGCCCCCGTGCGCACCTACATCCCGGAACTGCTCCCCGACATCCTGGCCGGCACGATCGACCCGTCGCCCGTCTTCGATCTGACCGTGGGCCTCGACGACGTCCCCGCCGGATACCGGGCGATGGACGAGCGCACCGCGCTGAAGGTGCTCATCAGGCCGTGAGCCAGGTGGCCGCGTCCGCCCCCAGCGGGCCGGGCGGGCGCGACCAGTCGGCGGGCGAACCGTCGAAGGCGACCGGTGGCACCGCGTGCCGCAGCCGGCCCAGCGGGCTGTCCGTCTCCGTGAGCCACTTCTCCGGGTCGTACGAACCTCCGGCCGCCGCGCCGGGTTCCTGCCGGGCGGGCAGCTCGTCGAGCAGCCAGGCGGCGGTACGGGCGAGCGAGAGCGTCGCCAGCCGGGAGCCGCCCTCGTCGTGCTGCTCGGTCAGCGCCCGCAGCACGGCGGCGGCCAGCAGATAGCCGGTGCCGTGGTCGAGCGCCTGGGCGGGCAGCGCACCGGGCCGCCCGCCGGGCCCGGCGTCGGCCTCGGCCGACGCGATGCCGGTGGCCGCCTGGACCAGGCTGTCGAAGCCGCGCTGCCCGGCCCACGGACCGTGCCCCCAGGCCGAGAGCCGCCCGATCACCAGCCCCGGCCTGCGCGCGGCCAGGGACCGGGGCGTCAGCCCGAACCGCTCGACCGCACCGGGCCGGTAGCCGATGACGACCACGTCCGCGTCGGCCAGCAGCCCGTCGAAGGCGGCCGCACCGGAGCGGCTGGAGAGATCCAGGTCCGCCGACCGCTTCCCGAAACCGGTGTCGCTGTGCGCGTCCGGGCTCTCCGGGAGCTGCGGGGCGTCGATCCTCAGGACGTCCGCGCCGAGCAGCGCGAGCGTACGGGTGGCGACCGGCCCCGCGATCACCCGGGTGAGGTCCAGGATCCGCAACCCGGCGGCGGGCAGCAGCGGTTCACCGGTGAGCGGCGCGGTCCGGCGCACCGGTGCGCCGTCGATGCGGTCCCGGGCCACCAGCGGCGTGCCCGCGACCGCGGCGCCCCGCGGATCGGCCGCCCACTCCTCGGGCGTACGGGCGGCCACGGCCAGGCCGCCCGCCGCGTACACCGTCCGCTCGATCTCGTCGCCCCGGCGCCCGGCGAACGAGGCGGCGGCGGTGTGCACGGCGATGTCGTCCGGGGTGTCCCCGGGCAGCCCCAGCGTGGCGAGCAACCGGGCCCGGTGGT contains the following coding sequences:
- a CDS encoding SDR family NAD(P)-dependent oxidoreductase; the protein is MRLAEGQVAVVTGAASGIGLAMARRFAAEGLKVVLADVEEDALDKAAGALRQDGAQVLSRVVDVSERDSVQALAEAAYDTFGAVHVLCNNAGVGSGAEGRMWEHEPNDWKWAFAVNVWGVFHGIQAFVPRMIAGGGPGHVVNTSSGDGGIAPLPTASVYAVTKSAVVTMTESLYAHLKAEGAPVGASVLFPGPHMLRTGLWESHRNRPERYAKERPRRTPYRSLDQWESAMRAAGHEVEFTPVEDVAGTVVDGIRADRFWMLPDSEHSDRQIRARSQSMLERANPSYLESFILD
- a CDS encoding amidohydrolase family protein encodes the protein MTDDPYLIISSDCHAGLPTEEYRPYLDSRFHRDFDDFLAGRDRRREEMTRLGVRNEAFADKWFHDNEEGLKGGWDAARRLKELDGDGVAAEVVFPDADAVDSRTAAPFGVGLGLSGDQDPELGMAGAQAHNRWLADFVSQNPERHCGVALLPVTGEVDRVVAEIHRAKESGLGALMIPSMWVDKAPYHDRRYDPVWAAAAETAMPVVTHSGAAPRHEYGDHLGIYVSEVTWWPSRPLWFLLWSGAFERHPGLRFGVAESGCWWLPNLLWFMDRLYLGAHGGKKLSPFAELKRPPHEYLDRQVFICATNTKRRELAQRYEIGVDNILWGSDFPHPEGTWPNTAQWLRDTFHDIPVAETRRMLGLAAAEVFGFDTAKLAPIAERIGPTPEDLGQSADQTAVEASWARSREVGRHWLTDHDFPVLGVR
- a CDS encoding amidohydrolase family protein, which codes for MDRYTVISADCHAGADLLDYRPYLEAKYHDDFDAWAATYVNPYEDLLADTADRNWNSARRVAELEADGIVAEVVFPNTIPPFFPSASLMAPAPSQTEYEQRWAGLRAHNRWLADFCAQAPGRRAGVAQILLNDPAEAAREVRRIKAAGLTGGILLPGAPPGSGIPELYSQVYDPLWAVCEELEVPVNHHGGSASPPLGDEPAARAVFMVETTWFSHRALWHLVFGGAFRRHPGLKLVLTEQGSGWIPGVVEMLDYYHGRLIAAANRAATAESRFGAGLAASMGASPSEVWRDNCYVGASFMRPHEVPLRDRIGLDKIMWGSDYPHDEGTAPYSREGLRIAYAGLPPEEIAAMTGGNAARVYGFDLAALDRIAAEVGPTVEEIAEPLKEVPPDATSPAFAPGGSVRVW
- a CDS encoding VIT family protein: MTDIRTHDEPHGNGLGARLNWLRAAVLGANDGVVSTAGLVVGVAGATGDRGALLTAGLAGLLAGSMSMAAGEYVSVSTQRDSERAALATEKRELTEAPEAELTELTGLLEGKGLSRDVAREAALQLTERDALRAHAEVELGIDPDELTNPWHAAGASFLAFTVGALLPLLAIVLPPASLRLLVTVLSVLAALALTGWWSARLGEARVGPAVLRNMGGGALAMAVTYGAGELLGAVGV
- a CDS encoding sterol desaturase family protein — translated: MPTNLPDVVLWSIPAFVLLTVLEMALHHFHPDEDAAGYETKDTVTSISMGLGSLVFDLLWKVPIVAIYTAVYELTPLRVPVLWWTVPLMLLAQDFFYYWSHRGHHVIRILWACHVVHHSSRKFNLSTALRQPWTSLTVWPFYLPMIACGVHPAALAFCSSANLVYQFWVHTERVDKLPRPFEYVLNTPSHHRVHHASQGGYLDRNFGGILILWDRLFGSFTAETERPVFGLTKNIGTFNPLRVATHEYAAIARDVRAAGSWSERAGRIFRGPGWQPAGTAARTAAPAAERTG
- a CDS encoding lysoplasmalogenase, translating into MSADAAPDRREGLVRPLFIAFLVASAVDLVGVLADIPVAHLVAKPLLMPLLAGYAAARRGPRLLIAALLFGWGGDTLLLADADAAFLIGMGSFAAGHVCYLWHFGRARGSLPAGLVYAAVLAGFIALLWPGLPAEMRIPMAGYSLLLTAMAYRAGTLGRYAAAGGALFLLSDALIATGIADWPQLPAPDFWVMLTYIAAQFLLTAGILSPGPTWAGAAPGAYRERSISS
- a CDS encoding zinc-dependent alcohol dehydrogenase family protein; protein product: MRATVIHAPHDIRVQEVPDPSVQQPTDVVLRVLRACICGSDLWAYRGESARQPGQRIGHEFLGIVEEAGSEVAGFAVGDLVVAPFVWSDGTCAYCAEGLTTSCPQGGFWGSVGSDGGQGEAVRVPFADGTLIKLPAAAAADDHLLTALLALSDVLGTGHHAAVGAGVQPGSTVAVVGDGAVGLCGVMAAKRLGAERIIALGRHRARTDIARTFGATDVVAERGEAAVEAVRELLGGEGAHAVIEAVGTEQSMRTAVGITRDGGSIGYVGVPHGSGTGLDLGVMFDRNIALRGGVAPVRTYIPELLPDILAGTIDPSPVFDLTVGLDDVPAGYRAMDERTALKVLIRP
- a CDS encoding CoA transferase, with protein sequence MTDARMSGTEQAWAALGGDPALLAHLGTDGPDGLLPARLPALELARSAVAVCSLAAAELAARRTGRPVPRVRIDEGAVATAFTSERHLRIDGRAPTNFAPLSRFWRTADGWVRTHANYPHHRARLLATLGLPGDTPDDIAVHTAAASFAGRRGDEIERTVYAAGGLAVAARTPEEWAADPRGAAVAGTPLVARDRIDGAPVRRTAPLTGEPLLPAAGLRILDLTRVIAGPVATRTLALLGADVLRIDAPQLPESPDAHSDTGFGKRSADLDLSSRSGAAAFDGLLADADVVVIGYRPGAVERFGLTPRSLAARRPGLVIGRLSAWGHGPWAGQRGFDSLVQAATGIASAEADAGPGGRPGALPAQALDHGTGYLLAAAVLRALTEQHDEGGSRLATLSLARTAAWLLDELPARQEPGAAAGGSYDPEKWLTETDSPLGRLRHAVPPVAFDGSPADWSRPPGPLGADAATWLTA